From a single Aricia agestis chromosome 17, ilAriAges1.1, whole genome shotgun sequence genomic region:
- the LOC121735163 gene encoding serine protease inhibitor swm-1-like isoform X2, translating into MDAKTLVVLVCLIQLAASSPFGDGSITLLDGSSPLSVCGENEWTNGCGSPCEETCDAPHVNCVQVCAGNPCRCIEGHVRHNGRCIPLQDCPKKECPPNAVWDFCGQYCTPTCETPEPICPGFCTVPSCICTEGHVKDAEGNCIKKENCPQISGKQ; encoded by the exons ATGGACGCTAAGACATTAGTGGTTTTGGTCTGCCTCATACAACTGg CCGCATCCAGCCCTTTCGGAGACGGTTCCATTACGTTGTTAGACGGATCCAGTCCATTGAGTGTCTGCGGCGAGAACGAATGGACGAACGGCTGCGGCTCCCCATGCGAGGAGACCTGCGACGCTCCCCACGTCAACTGCGTCCAGGTCTGCGCTGGAAATCCGTGCAGGTGCATCGAGGGACACGTCCGACACAACGGACGATGCATTCCGCTGCAGGACTGTCCCAAAA AGGAATGTCCTCCCAACGCCGTGTGGGATTTCTGCGGGCAATATTGCACACCCACCTGTGAGACGCCGGAGCCGATCTGCCCAGGGTTCTGTACGGTGCCCAGCTGCATATGCACAGAGGGACACGTGAAGGACGCTGAAGGGAACTGCATCAAGAAGGAGAACTGTCCTCAA ataagCGGAAAGCAGTAG
- the LOC121735163 gene encoding serine protease inhibitor swm-1-like isoform X1, with product MDAKTLVVLVCLIQLAASSPFGDGSITLLDGSSPLSVCGENEWTNGCGSPCEETCDAPHVNCVQVCAGNPCRCIEGHVRHNGRCIPLQDCPKKECPPNAVWDFCGQYCTPTCETPEPICPGFCTVPSCICTEGHVKDAEGNCIKKENCPQVSLVKT from the exons ATGGACGCTAAGACATTAGTGGTTTTGGTCTGCCTCATACAACTGg CCGCATCCAGCCCTTTCGGAGACGGTTCCATTACGTTGTTAGACGGATCCAGTCCATTGAGTGTCTGCGGCGAGAACGAATGGACGAACGGCTGCGGCTCCCCATGCGAGGAGACCTGCGACGCTCCCCACGTCAACTGCGTCCAGGTCTGCGCTGGAAATCCGTGCAGGTGCATCGAGGGACACGTCCGACACAACGGACGATGCATTCCGCTGCAGGACTGTCCCAAAA AGGAATGTCCTCCCAACGCCGTGTGGGATTTCTGCGGGCAATATTGCACACCCACCTGTGAGACGCCGGAGCCGATCTGCCCAGGGTTCTGTACGGTGCCCAGCTGCATATGCACAGAGGGACACGTGAAGGACGCTGAAGGGAACTGCATCAAGAAGGAGAACTGTCCTCAAGTGAGTttggttaaaacttaa